The window GGAAGTAACTCAGTGTGAGAACATGGGGGGGAAGTAACTCAGTGTGAGGACACGGGGGGAAGTAACTCAGTGTGAGAACATGGGGGAGGGAAGTAACTCAGTGTGAGGACACGGGGGAGGGAAGTAACTCAGTGTGAGGACTCGGGGGGAAGTAACTCAGTGTGAGAACATGGGGGGGAAGTAACTCAGTGTGAGAACATGGGGGGGAAGTAACTCAGTGTGAGAACATGGGGGGGAAGTAACTCAGTGTGAGGACTCGGGGGGGGGAAGTAACTCAGTGTGGGGACGCGGGGGAGGGAAGTAACTCAGTGTGGGGACGCGGGGGGAGGGAAGTAACTCAGTGTGGGGACGCGGGGGGAGGGAAGTAACTCAGTGTGagtactgggggggagagaagtaaCTCAGTGTGAGGACACGGGGGGGTAACTCAGTGTGAGGACGCGAGGGGGGGAAGTAACTCAGTGTGAGGACACGGGGGGGTAACTCAGTGTGAGGACGCGGGGGGAGGGAAGTAACTCAGTGTGAGGACGCGGGGGGAGGGAAGTAACTCAGTGTGAGGACGCGGGGGGAGGGAAGTAACTCAGTGTGAGGACGCGGGGGGAGGGAAGTAACTCAGTGTGAGGACGCAAGGGGGGGAAGTAACTCAGTGTGAGGACACGGGGGGTAACTCAGTGTGAGGACACGGGGGGGGTAACTCAGTGTGAGGACGCGAGGGGGGGAAGTAACTCAGTGTGAGGACACGGGGGGTAACTCAGTGTGAGGACGCGGGGGGAGGGAAGTAACTCAGTGTGAGGACACGGGGGGGTAACTCTTTGAGGACGCGGGGAGAGGGAAGTAACTCAGTGTGAGGACGCGGGGGGAGGGAAGTAACTCAGTGTGAGGACGCAAGGGGGGGAAGTAACTCAGTGTGAGGACACAGGGGGGGTAACGCAGTGTGAGGACACGGGGGGGTAACTCAGTGTGAGGACGCAGGGGGAGGGAAGTAACTCAGTGTGAGGATGCGAGGGGGGGAAGTAACTCAGTGTGGGGACACGGGGGGGTAACTCTTTGAGGACGCGGGGGGAGGGAAGTAACTCAGTGTGAGGACGCGGGGGGAGGGAAGTAACTCAGTGTGAGGActcgggggggggcggggagtaaCTCAGAGTGaggactcggggggggggggggggaagtaactcagtgtgaggactcggggggggttgggggaagtAACTCAGTGTGAGGACACGGGGGGGTTTCCTTGAGGACAATCTCTCGGCAGcgtgtaacctcctgctgttctTGTCTCTAGTCGGAGCTGACGGACATTGTGCAGTCGTACAATAACGACGTGATAAACGCCTCGTGCACGCTGATCTGTAACTGGGCGGAGAAGATCCTGAAGCGCTCGTTTAACAACGTGGTGGAGGTGGCTCAGTTTCTGATACAGCAGCATCTCATTAACCCTCGTGGCGCCAATGCCGAGCTCGTCCTGTCCATGGTGCTTTCAGGTGTATATTTGAGACTATGGTTTTGTTTCTCATATTGTTTTATGTTAAGGTAGaaaagtctgtccctcccaccgcacacGGGACCGATAATCCATCGgaactgtccctcccaccgcacaaGGGACCGATGATCCATTGgaactgtccctcccaccgcacacAGGACCGATAATCCATCGgaactgtccctcccaccgcacacGGGACCGATAATCCATCGGAACTGTCCCTCCCACAGCACAAGGGACCGATAATCCATCGgaactgtccctcccaccgcacacGGGACCGATAATCCATCGgaactgtccctcccaccgcacaaGGGACCGATAATCCATCGgaactgtccctcccaccgcacaaGGGACCGATAATCCATCGgaactgtccctcccaccgcacaaGGGACCGATAATCCATCGgaactgtccctcccaccgcacaaGGGACCGATAATCCATCGGAACTGTCCCACCCACCGCACAAGGGACCGATAATCCATCGgaactgtccctcccaccgcacaaGGGACCGATAATCCATCGgaactgtccctcccaccgcacaaGGGACCGATAATCCATCGgaactgtccctcccaccgcacaaGGGACCGATAATCCATCGGAACTGTCCCTCCCAACGCACAAGGGACCGATGATCCATCGgaactgtccctcccaccgcacacGGGACCGATGATCCATCGgaactgtccctcccaccgcacacGGGACCGATGATCCATCGgaactgtccctcccaccgcacaaGGGACCGATAATCCATCGgaactgtccctcccaccgcacaaGGGACCGATAATCCATCGgaactgtccctcccaccgcacatGGGACCGATAATCCATCGgaactgtccctcccaccgcacaaGGGACCGATAATCCATCGgaactgtccctcccaccgcacaaGGGACCGATAATCCATCGGAACTGTCCGTCCCACCGCACACGGGACCGATAATCCATCGGAACTGTCCCTCCCACAGCACAAGGGACCGATAATCCATCGGAACTGTCCCTCCCACAGCACAAGGGACCGATAATCCATCGGAACTGTCCCTCCCACAGCACACGGGACCGATAATCCATCGgaactgtccctcccaccgcacacGGGACCGATGATCCATCGgaactgtccctcccaccgcacacGGGACCGATGATCCATCGgaactgtccctcccaccgcacacGGGACCGATGATCCATCGgaactgtccctcccaccgcacacGGGACCGATAATCCATCGgaactgtccctcccaccgcacacGGGACCGATGATCCATCGgaactgtccctcccaccgcacaaGGGACCGATGATCCATCGGAACTGTCCTTCCCACCGCACAAGGGACCGATGATCCATCGGAACTGTCCTTCCCACCGCACAAGGGACCGATAATCCATCGgaactgtccctcccaccgcacacGGGACCGATAATCCATCGgaactgtccctcccaccgcacaaGGGACCGATAATCCATCGgaactgtccctcccaccgcacaaGGGACCGATAATCCATCGgaactgtccctcccaccgcacacGGGACCGATAATCCATCGgaactgtccctcccaccgcacacGGGACCGATAATCCATCGgaactgtccctcccaccgcacacGGGACCGATAATCCATCGgaactgtccctcccaccgcacacGGGACCGATAATCCATCGgaactgtccctcccaccgcacacGGGACCGATAATCCATCTGAACTGTCCCTCCCACAGCACAAGGGACCGATAATCCATCGGAACTGTCCCTCCCACAGCACAAGGGACCGATAATCCATCGgaactgtccctcccaccgcacaaGGGACCGATAATCCATCGgaactgtccctcccaccgcacacGGGACCGATGATCCATCGGAACTGTCCCGCCCACCGCACAAAGGACCGATAATCCATCGgaactgtccctcccaccgcacacGGGACCGAAGATCCATCGgaactgtccctcccaccgcacacGGGACCGATGATCCATCGGAactgtccttcccacctcacAAGGGACCGATAATCCATCGgaactgtccctcccaccgcacacGGGACCGATAATCCATCGgaactgtccctcccaccgcacacGGGACCGATAATCCATCGgaactgtccctcccaccgcacacGGGACCGATAATCCATCGGAACTGTCACTCCCACCGCACACGGGACCGATAATCCATCGgaactgtccctcccaccgcacacGGGACCGATAATCCATCGgaactgtccctcccaccgcacacGGGACCGATAATCCATCGgaactgtccctcccaccgcacacGGGACCGATGATCCATCGgaactgtccctcccaccgcacacGGGACCGAAGATCCATCGGAACTGTCCCTCCCACAGCACAAGGGACCGATAATCCATCGgaactgtccctcccaccgcacacGGGACCGATAATCCATCGgaactgtccctcccaccgcacaaGGGACCGATAATCCATCGgaactgtccctcccaccgcacacTGGACCGATAATCCATCGgaactgtccctcccaccgcacaaGGGACCGATAATCCATCGgaactgtccctcccaccgcacacGGTTCCGATAATCCATCGGAACTGTCCCTCCCACAGCACAAGGGACCGATAATCCATCGgaactgtccctcccaccgcacacGGGACCGATAATCCATCGgaactgtccctcccaccgcacacGGGACCGAAGATCCATCGgaactgtccctcccaccgcacacGGGACCGATGATCCATCGgaactgtccctcccaccgcacacGGGACCGATGATCCATCGgaactgtccctcccaccgcacacGGGACCGATGATCCATCGgaactgtccctcccaccgcacacGGGACCGATGATCCATCGgaactgtccctcccaccgcacacGGGACCGATGATCCATCGgaactgtccctcccaccgcacacGGGACCGATGATCCATCGgaactgtccctcccaccgcacacGGGACCGATGATCCATCGGAACTGTCCTTCCCACCGCACACGGGACCGATGATCCATTGGAGCTGTCCCGCCCACCGCACACGGGACCGATGATCCATAGGATCTGTCGCTCCTGCGCATGATGACAGGGGGAACTTGTTGCTTATGGAATATGTCCCtttcactgcagggtgacagacacAAGGGACGTTTGCCCCacacactgcagggtgacagacacAAGGGACGTGTGCCCCacacactgcagggtgacagacacAAGGGACGTTTGCCCCacacactgcagggtgacagacacAAGGGACGTGTGCCCCacacactgcagggtgacagacacAAGGGACGTGTGCCCCacacactgcagggtgacagacacAAGGGACGTGTGCCCCacacactgcagggtgacagacacAAGGGACGTTTGCCCCacacactgcagggtgacagacacAAGGGACGTTTGCCCCacacactgcagggtgacagacacACGGGACGTTTGCCCCacacactgcagggtgacagacacAAGGGACGTGTGCCCCacacactgcagggtgacagacacAAGGGACGTGTGCCCCacacactgcagggtgacagacacAAGGGACGTGTGCCCCacacactgcagggtgacagacacAAGGGACGTGTGCCCCacacactgcagggtgacagacacAAGGGACGTGTGCCCCACACACTGCAGGGTGTCAGACACAAGGGACGTGTGCCCCacacactgcagggtgacagacacAAGGGACGTTTGCCCCacacactgcagggtgacagacacAAGGGACGTGTGCCCCacacactgcagggtgacagacacAAAGTATCTCTCGTACAACTAATCAGTCTCTTTCACTTTTAAAGGGACAATCtaacccaggagtggccaaccccagttctcaagggccaccaacaggtcaggttttaaggatatctatccctgcttcagcacagaaggctcCGTCAAAGactggaactgattgagccacctgtgctgaagaaaggactgattgagccacctgtgctgaagctgggatatcctgaaaacctgacctgttggtggcccctgacaactggagttgcccacccctggtttaactAGTGGGTCACAAAACATAATGCATGTCCAggaggtacagtgctgtgtatgtTCCAggaggtacagtgctgtgtatgtTCCAGGAGGTACAGTGCCGTGTATGTCAATAACATACAAATGTTGATGTCTATTTTTTTGGAACAGAAAATTCTCAGAGCAGCGGTCCGAAACCCCAGAAACCGCTTCCAGACGGAGCCGGGAACAAGAGGCCAGAGAGCCCCGAGGACACAGCGGCTCAGGTGGGAAACGCACGGCGgtacctggggggaggggggagggggactctGCTGCATCCTGGTGACATCACACATGCGCTCTCCGTGTATTTCCTGTCACCCAATCAGCAGACATCCCGGACAAAGCTGCCCTGATAACGCCTTAATGCGATTGCCCTGCCCCTCACTATGAGCTGGCCACATGCGTTTGTATCAGTTTGTTATTTTATGTCCATCGGCGGGTGAGGTTCTCTGCTTTGGTTGTAAGCAGTCACATGCACTAACCATGTACAGCCGGGGCGGCcagctcctgtcctcaagggccaccaacaggtcagggtatcaggatatccctgcttcagcacagatggctcagtcaaagactgagtcaaagactgagccactgattgagccacctgtgctgaagcagggatattcctaatacctggcctgttggtggcccttgatgacaggcgttggccgcccctgcttgtATAAAGCGTATTCTTATGATGCAACCCCCATGTCTTTAACTGCTCTCCTCCTTTTAGAACAAGACCACTAACCCCCAGCCTGGCAGCCCCCAGCAAGGGAAGAAGAGGCCCCCTGAGCCCCAGAAGGTGAGCAGCAGCACTCAGGTAGATGCCTTAGTCGCTCGGCTTCCAGTCCTCCTGCCCCGTCTTCTAGCCGAGGAGAAATTTGTGACTTCCAGCCTTCCCATCCGATTCTCCCCTCCGGTGCTGGCTCCAAAGATACTCCCCAGCCCGCTGACCGTGTCCACCCTGCCCTTCAGTACCATCCCCTCCAGCACGCCGGTGACGGCGGGAGTAAACGGGACTGGACTGCTCTCTCGGCCGTCTTCGGTCATCAGCATGATCCTGCCAGGCAAAGTCGGCATGGAAACTCACCCCGTCCCCAAATCTACACCAAACGGCAGCACCCAAGACACCGCGGCGGGGTGTGGAGCAGAGCGGAAGGGAGCCAAGCGCCGAGCTGTGTCCCCCTCTGCAGCCTCTGGGGAAGGGTCCTCAAAAAGGAAGCGAGGCCGCCCCAGGAAGATGGAGGCCTCGCAAGGCGGCGCCACAAAGCCGCCTTCCCAGGAAAGCTTAGGGGCAGTGAGTACCGCGGCAGAGGAAAAGAGTCCTGCCCCAAGTGAGGAGACTAATAAGGACTCTGACAACTCGCCAAGCTTACCAGCAACAGACCCAGAATCCTCCACTCAACGGGAGACTTCCAGAACGACTCATTGTGGAACAGAGAAGAGCAGTACAACTGCGAAGGAGCTACCTCAAAACCTGCCCGCGTCACCTGCTCCAGCGAAACCACCGGAGGCGTCGTCTGCAAGAGGGAACATGAGGACCCCCGGAGAAGCAGCCCCCATCCCAGCGGAGCAGCGGGAATTTACCATCCAGGTAAGTGTGATCCAGGACGGCAGGCAGAGCGCCGCCCAGCGGATAGCACGGGAAGCTGGCGGCGAGAGGAGGAAGGAGGTCTCCATGGAAACAGCGGCGCCAAAGCCGCTGGGCATTGCATCAAAGGAGGGAGACCCAGCCCGGGGGACAGTCCTGTCACGACAGCCACTGTGAGTTCTTCCATTGGTCTGGACAGGAGTGTAATGTCCGATCACCACAGGAATATGGACACCAGCTGACGTGCCCAAAGTGTCAGAGCACGGGCGGCACAGCTGCCAATCTCTCAATCGTGTACCTTTTCCCTGGCAAACATACCGCAAAGTAATGcactgcaggcctctctggcagcgaaTGGGATTAAAGAGGAAGCGACACAGAATGGGAAACCGCCATATACTCTCATTGTGCTATTATGGCCTCTACATCCGTGTACATCAACCTCTTCCCTGCCAGGGGAAGGTCTGTGACGCAAAGCTCGCTTGCATTGAATGGGTTAATTCCCCCATGCTGGGTGCGTAACAAAGCGTTCCGGCTCAGCCATGGAATAAAAGAGACTTTttgattattgtttttttattttttaatcatttGTCAGCGCTCGTGCAAAAGATACATCTCTAGTCTTCCAGCCATCCTCTCAGGGGTAAATACGGTCGCTGCCTCAGGTGGGGGGTGCACTTGGGTTCAGTTTGTTATTAGAAGATTCGCAAAGGAGGTGACTGGTTTGTTAAAAACCCCAAATCAGCCCTGAGTGAAAGATCTGCCATAGCGACTAAAAGACCCCCCCACATTCCTTGGTTTGGATGGTCAGCATGTCCCTGTGTGGCGACCCTTGCTTTGGATGGTCAGCGTGTCCCTGCGTGGTGACCCTAGGTTTGGATGGTCAGCGTGTCCCTGCGTGGTGACCCTCAGTTTGGATGGTCAGCGTGTCCCTGCGTGGTGACCCTAGGTTTGGATGGTCAGTGTGTCCCTGCGTGACGGTCAGTGATGGTCAGTGTCCCTGCATGGTGACCTTTGGTTTGGATGGTCACTGGGTCCCTGCGTGGTGACCTTTGGTTTGGATGGTCAGCGTGTCCCTGCGTGGTGACCCTTGGTTTGGATGGTCACTGGGTCCCTGCGTGACGACCAATGTTTCTGTATTAGTGTTGTAGATGCTTTTTTATACTTTTCATTGAACCAATCAAGGAAGAAATAAAGCACTAACTCCATAGTGTACTATCgtataaatataaaaacacatatacacatgtaaggaattaaaaacataaaaagtaaTTGATGAATTTGAAAGAAACTCATGAGATACCTGACAAGGAGTTCCTTACATGTGCACAGAACGGACACCTCCTCACAGACCAGTTTTCCACACGACCACCTCAACAAAATACTCCATTTGAGAGATCATGCCAAACAAATCCATTAGAGGCCTAATTTCATCCCTCTACCTTGGGTTACTTCCCATCGCTAGAGATGTTGAGCAACAACATACTAGGAAGTGGGAAGAGGGCATCGGCGAGCTGCGAGACTGGATAGGTATCTGGAATAATATTTCCAAAATATCGATCAATACACAGATATAAAAAAAGCACGGCTACACGTTCCTACATAGGTGGTATCTCCTCCGAGAGAACATAAATATACTGAACATTCCCCGCTCTGTTTCAGGGTTCGTGGTCAGGTGGGGACGATGAACCACACTTGGTGGTAGTGACCACTCATTGAGAACCTCTGGGACAAAGTGCTCTGTCTCATGAGTGAGATAATAGGAATCCCATTGACCCCATCTCCACGGGCTGCACTTCCACACCAAAAAAATAGCTAATACCATCTTTCGACGGAGCAAAATGATATCGGCAACTAGATGTGTGGTGACAGGCGCCTGGCGAGGTCCCATCCCCACTGTAAAAAACAGTAAGAAGCTCACAGCTTGGCTCTGACACCAAAGGTAGATTCAGTAGGACCTGGGACCCCTGTATAGAGAAGCAAACCGCCTACATGTGACAAAACATTAATGCTGCTATAATGAAGGGAAAACAGGAACAACAAAACAGCATTCTCCCAGGGGGATCATATCTGCACACACGGTCCAATAATACTCTCTTGAGAACTATAACTTGCTTAcccccctgccccactccccataTTACCCCCATTTGGGTTTCAACTGAGAAAGCAAAATCCCCTATCTATATTAGCGCAAGTTCTCGCCTCCCGGGGTATAGGGAAGGTATCAGCCGGCGGTGCTCAGGGGACCCGTGTTCCAGATTGCTGCTGATAAAAACGCGTAGGGTCATGTATTTCTGGGACGTACTGGTATTAAGGGAGCTCTCGGGAAAGCCGAGTTCTTAGAAGCGAGAAATATAGAGGTCTGGTGGCAGGCACCACAGGCATGTACGTGGCAAAAAGCACAGGCAGTACGTGGCAAGCTGGTGGCAAACAGCACAGGCATGTACGTGGCAAGCTGGTGGCAAACAGCACAGGCATGTACGTGGCAAGCTGGTGGCAAGCAGCACAGGCATGTACGTGGCAAGCTGGTGGAAAGCAGCACAGGCATGTACGTGGCAAGCTGGTGGAACGCGTTGCTTTGAAACGCAACGCAGGCACGCAATACAGGACAACTGGAGAGACGCGAGCACGTGGAACGGGAGCCCTTCCATGTACCCTTAAGGCGAGAACGCACACTAACAGAAAGCCATCTTTTTATGCTGTTTGTGGGTGCAATCGCTTACACAtctatatgtgtttttatttgtataaAATAATAACACTGGAGGTTGCACTTATTTCCTTTGAGATATTTTCTCTGTTTATTGAGCCCTGGTTAGAAGAAGCACATgtggacacttttgggacttatATTTGTTTAATTTATTGGTTGCATTCAATCACATTTTCACTTTAACCGTATAATTGTAGACAGTTTACATTTGAACATAGAATCTCTTGTAGAGATTATTATGATCACTTGTTATTCTAGGGACAATATTGTTCGTAACGCTCACTGAAATCGAGCACTACGTTATCCCGGTCTCTCTTAATTTGCGTGTTTTCCTTGAACCAACATGAACATTCTTCTCCTTATCTTAATTTTAGACACGCCACATCTCTGAATCTGCTccactgtacagcaaataaaaatattgcgtgtgagcacattcacgtgtgtcagacaggtctgcaaccctgcccttccccattatctcttagcatacagtgcttcccctgcagccagggattcggGGCAATGACATGgacatgagcacagtgtcaccttttgcttcttatccattttaatatgGGACCCCCCCGATaagcacagcttttcagcacagcctgggtgtaACGCGAGTCTTTGTTATGTGAATGACTTGCCCAAAGTTATAAGGAGCGCCTACTTCCAAGGCTGTGACATTACAACCAGACTGCCCCTCCACCATGCATGGTGTGTCTCGCTATATGGAAGGACGACCCGCTCACACCTTGCGTCATCGCCCTCATCAATCTTCACTCACAGATGTCACAGCTCAAGACCACAGAGTATACGCATGTTTGGTGTTAAAAACGCGGTGAACTGGAACATGATGTAGATGCCCACGCACTGGTTCTGTGTATCTTACACTGATTTGCCACCTTCCTGATGTTGCAATAGGAAGGGATTGGTGCAGAAATCGTTCCACGAAGTTCCCgggtacttagattttgcatctCTTGCGTCAGACACAGATGAATCACTATGGAACAGGTCAGGAGTGGCCAGTTCCgtccctcaagggccaccaccaggtcaggttcgctgttggtggcccttggggactggagttggccactcctggaatAAATTCTATGAAGCACCAACCGGAGGAGCAGACTTTGCGTTGGATTTTTTTTAGGGGACGTTCCCTGTAAGTCTCATTACGTGTTGCGGAAAGAAAGACAGAACGTCAATGGTCTCTTCACTTACCAAGTGGTTTATATTTTCGTGCCGGACAAAACTATTTCCTTTTCATCTGCAGATGTGTTTTGCACACAGAGGTAAGAATGTCTAGAAATCAGATCAGGGTTTGAGGTATCGAGCCAGGACACGTTTCCACTACACCACGATGAGAAGACGAAGGGATAAGATCTTAAAGCAGCGATCAGACACCAACGCTTAACTGGGGGGCTAAACACTGAAATAAACCGTGTCAGCCCCTCAGATAAGGAAAGCAACTTTGTAGTACGGAATATAGCACAAAGTTGCTTTTCACACTGATAGTGTGCTCAGGTCTGTGCCGTTTCTGTTACCGACACTTTTGTGTCAGCCGACCAGCCTCATAGCCGGCAGAGCACAGGCGGTTCCATATTTCTCACTGGTCCATATTGACTAAAGTGTGCTTTACTttagcacaggggtgctcaactccagtcctcaagcccccccccccccccaaaaaaaggtcaggttttcaggatatcccagcttcagcacaggtggctcaatcagtccctgcttcagcacaggtggctcaatcaacctgtgcagaagctgggatatcctgaaaacctgacctgtttgggggggagggggcggggcttgaggactggagttgagccccctgctttAGCAGACCCTAattcccattcaaatgaatagggGTTAAGACATGCTACGGGTCAGCATTGGTTTGTAAATCAGACTTGATGGGAGTTCTATAATTATATATTTGCAGAATGTAGCAGTTTGACTTTGAATTGTTTGTTCATTATTAGCACTTTATACTAAAGTTGGAGCTTTCTTCTGAATCATCTCTAAATCACATGTACTGGGTATATGAAAAGAAAGTCTGTGCATTATCACACTCCGGAGGGAGTCCTATGACTGCCGTTATCAGGGAATATATTCACA is drawn from Ascaphus truei isolate aAscTru1 chromosome 7, aAscTru1.hap1, whole genome shotgun sequence and contains these coding sequences:
- the RFX5 gene encoding DNA-binding protein RFX5 isoform X1 translates to MAEDVLYDKISGKGGLTSGASQGDTTEPNSLLQKLKTRITKPVQNKVDSILLDVQKLSDYDKLYLYLQLPPGPSAPEKSGLDMVSTAEHMYACTWIRNHLEEHTDTCLPKQDVYDAYKRYCDDLCGRPLSVANFGKIIREIFPNIKARRLGGRGQSKYCYSGLRRKSVVSMPPLPSLDLKMAESSELTDIVQSYNNDVINASCTLICNWAEKILKRSFNNVVEVAQFLIQQHLINPRGANAELVLSMVLSENSQSSGPKPQKPLPDGAGNKRPESPEDTAAQNKTTNPQPGSPQQGKKRPPEPQKVSSSTQVDALVARLPVLLPRLLAEEKFVTSSLPIRFSPPVLAPKILPSPLTVSTLPFSTIPSSTPVTAGVNGTGLLSRPSSVISMILPGKVGMETHPVPKSTPNGSTQDTAAGCGAERKGAKRRAVSPSAASGEGSSKRKRGRPRKMEASQGGATKPPSQESLGAVSTAAEEKSPAPSEETNKDSDNSPSLPATDPESSTQRETSRTTHCGTEKSSTTAKELPQNLPASPAPAKPPEASSARGNMRTPGEAAPIPAEQREFTIQVSVIQDGRQSAAQRIAREAGGERRKEVSMETAAPKPLGIASKEGDPARGTVLSRQPL
- the RFX5 gene encoding DNA-binding protein RFX5 isoform X2, producing the protein MVSTAEHMYACTWIRNHLEEHTDTCLPKQDVYDAYKRYCDDLCGRPLSVANFGKIIREIFPNIKARRLGGRGQSKYCYSGLRRKSVVSMPPLPSLDLKMAESSELTDIVQSYNNDVINASCTLICNWAEKILKRSFNNVVEVAQFLIQQHLINPRGANAELVLSMVLSENSQSSGPKPQKPLPDGAGNKRPESPEDTAAQNKTTNPQPGSPQQGKKRPPEPQKVSSSTQVDALVARLPVLLPRLLAEEKFVTSSLPIRFSPPVLAPKILPSPLTVSTLPFSTIPSSTPVTAGVNGTGLLSRPSSVISMILPGKVGMETHPVPKSTPNGSTQDTAAGCGAERKGAKRRAVSPSAASGEGSSKRKRGRPRKMEASQGGATKPPSQESLGAVSTAAEEKSPAPSEETNKDSDNSPSLPATDPESSTQRETSRTTHCGTEKSSTTAKELPQNLPASPAPAKPPEASSARGNMRTPGEAAPIPAEQREFTIQVSVIQDGRQSAAQRIAREAGGERRKEVSMETAAPKPLGIASKEGDPARGTVLSRQPL